The genomic DNA GCCCTACGATGTAATAGCTTTATCTGGTGATCAGTTTGATGCCATTCGAGACGACCTATATATCTCCCAAAAAGTTCTAACAATCAAAGCCTCTAAGAATGACCGAGGAAGGATATTGAGTGCACTGCATTGCATCCACTGCTTCAAAACAATCTCCAAATATCGGTTCATTTGAATGTTCATGGTATGTATCATCTTTGAAGGAAAGAATATTTCACGAGATGTCCATACCATCTTCTTGCTTTGTCCTTAATTTACTGATAAATAAACAACTATAAGAATTTTAAGTGTaagctttcttttttgttcaaaaCCTAGTGACCATCTCAATGTCTTTTAACATGGgtcattttttgtttgcttccgcaatattttccaattttcaaaGCATCTTCATTTAGCAACACTAAACAAATCATAgctttaaattaaattttacGTGATTTTAACAAGTTTTGCATGGCAATCCGCTGTCTTCATCCTGCAGTTCTACCATCTAGTATGCTGCTCTTTGTTCCTCACGCTGAAGGCCACCAAGAACATGGAACTCCGTCAAGAAGTCTATACATTAAAGAAGATTCAATCACTTCAGTCACTTGTAAAGCGATTGGATCATTCCCAGCGACTGAATTAAAATGGCATTTTCCCGATGGCAACATTAGCATGCTGAACAACACAGAGACTAGAAGTTTCGTTTCAGATGATAATTTAGCTTACACTGAGAGTTCCATCAAAATACGGCCAGAGAAGAAGGACCATGGACAGTACATTCACTGCAACGCATATATGGTTGGCAAGTTTGTTGACCGAGCAGTAGCCAGATTGATAGTGTACGGTGAGTTACGATGTATCTTAAAAATCTATAAATTGGATATCATGGCtaaatattttcttccatttcgaAAGTATtctttacaaatattaaaaaaaacgctTATAATTTGCCTATCAAATAACCcaaatgggtgatttcaagtacggtgttgaccttttggtgttggtgttgggtcaatttttacacgattataatgccaaacataaaatgatgatggtcctgaaaagtacCTCACTCGTTGTTGGGGTGTTAATAATGTGATCTAGATCAGTTTTGCAAACTATGAATAAGATTTGGAGccaggggaagcaatccaaattttaACACCAGCACCAACACCAAGgtcaacaccggacttgaaatcatccAATGTCACCATTGTCAAAAACAATGGCTTGTCAGCACCTTGTACTGGGTATTTCACTGGTCATGTAGGCTTTTCCATTTGAGCTTAAAGGTTCAAAATGAACGTTTAGTACGTTTTATATTGTCATAATTAATAGTTGAGGATCTGCTTGCCGGTACCGACCAAATACATGTTATTATTTCACTGCTTTAATTCATTCACCCCAAGCCATACCAGATGATGTTAAACTGACCGTCCCAGAGAGCCTTCAAGACGGTTTACAAACCGACATATCCTGCACAGCTCGCAATGGGTATCCTGCTCCTCTCATTCACTGGTATATCGGATCAAGGAACGTCACAGGCAATTCAACCCAGAGGACATCCATCAACAACGTTGATCGATATGATGCCGAAAGCACTCTAATCGTTGAACTCAATAGGTTTGACCATGGGAAACATCTTCTATGTCAGGCATTTCAACCTGATACGCCCTTGGAATCGTCAATAAATGCAAGCATGATTTTGAACATATCCTGTGAGTATCAATAACTACTGCTTGAGTAATGAAtagtgaaatgaaatataataaataattggAATATTGTGCAATTCTACTTTTCAGTTTATTTAGAATTGTAGAGATATTCTCTCTTCTGTGACTTGCATCGACAACGAACACTCTTTACATGTAGCATTGGTCCCAAGATCGTTTACTTTTCTTTTACACAAAATTGCCATTTTTGCTTCAGTTACTTTTTACAATGACAACACAATCCTACCCATTTATCTGAGAAAAAAACTATTCCCTTTTTTGGCATACATGCTTTCGCCATTCCTTGGAATGTTCACTCTTACAATGAGAAATATGCATGAGTTGCATAAGTTAGTCTTCTTTTTCtaagaaaaataagggaaaaaatGCTTGTCATGTAATAAACTTAGTTTCCAACTAATTTCGAATACTCTCTAAATTCATTTTACTTAGTTTTACCTTATGTCTTTTGTTTCACATAAGTGCGTTGGGCAGACGTAAAGTTATGCGTTGTAAAAGAAGTAATcgagattattattattatcattataactgAAATTTCAGCCACCCCAAATCCACCAGCATGGCTCTTCCTAGACCAAAACCAGACGACAACTTCAGCTCTTTTCGTTGCCAGGCAGCTTAAGAGCGATCAAAGACGCATATATATTTGATTGATCTATTTAGAATCTAtttctaaaaaatatatataatttgaacaTTTCATGTGAGTATCAATAATTACTGAGTAAGCCATTGCGAAATAGAAATCAATGCAAATCCACAATCTTTTGTTACTTTTGTGTAATGCCCGCAATcataacttttattttattcagaatttcatttcatcattgaCACGCATCGATAAAGAACGAacgtaatttttttattcacaaaatTCGTCGTAAATTCATAATCCAGCAATTTTCAGCCATGTCGAACCAGGACGGACAAATCAAATTCCATGTTAATTCTAAATTATATTATcagtattactattattataactgttattattattatgatcattattattattgtcattattattatatgccaGCTGCGTGGTGTGGCATAGATTATTGGCTAGTGACAAATAATATTGTAGCCATTTACTGTTTACCTATCACTCTCTATTCTTGCTTGACttgttttacatgaaaatgCAGGTATCCCACATCAACAGTCTTGGATCATCGTTGACGAAAACGAGTCGACATCTTCAACTCTCTTCGTTGACTGCCAACCAATATTTAAAACCAGGTTATGATTTTAAATCCTAGAATAGAATGACTGCCAAATGGGATTGCAGAATTATTGCAGTGCTGGCACTCAAAAGCATTATTGTGGCCCACCTGATGTAAACAGTACGTGATAACAAATTTTAACTTATTTCCCAAACTGATGAAATTTGAAGTCTAGGCCTATAGACCTAAGAACTTGTACTGATTAAGTTGTGTACACATTTCTACACAATACGAAAGGCCTTGATAAGTAATATTTCAAGCCATTAACCTGCCCTGTTTTCAACAGACCAGTTTGTTTCCTTTCTTGGTGAATAAAACCAAACACGGttcttgtttcattttgtcattGAAGGAAAATGTATCCCCATTATCATCTGATAATAATTCCTACCTAATAATATTTAAATATCCtttaatttgcatattcaatATATAGATATTTCGCTGCAATTAAAAGGGTAAATTAGTTGTTATTTGCAGTGTGACTTCCGCTTTTCAAAAACTTGTCTTTATCGCCAGTCACACATGTTGGAAGGCGGTGGACCCAGATTTTGACATTTGTGAGTGAACGTGAGTACGGGGATTTTAATTCTAAAGGCACTTAATCAATTTTGGGTCGTTTGAGTAAACCAACATTGTGGCATTAGCAAAGGATAATAGGTACATGTAAGATATATTGACAAACATCGGGAAATCGACATGCCACAAGCAAAACTCTTCAAGGTTGGGCAATGTTGACTTTTTTAAGTTCCATCTGATGCTATATTTACTATTTTATGcaaggaaatatatatatttttttcatatttgtcaAGTCATTCACAGTCCGTTGTTCATTGTATAAAAGGCTGTTCTGATTTACCTTCTAGGTTACTCTACGGGCTGGCctgtcttgtttttttttgtatgtgatcgcaatgaaaaatattttcgccATCACTCTTTACAGTATCATATTGATCTATGCCGATAACATTCAGATGTTTCTGTCACGTTGAAAATGCATTCTCTTTGATTGAAATGAGTAATATCTAATAATTACTTTTACAAAAATTGTAAGTTGAATAAAAGACAGTgaaaaagagaggggggggggggcaagttcAATGTTGAAGGGCAAGTAGCCCAGTCATCGCAGTAAGCCTTTTTACTCGAGTTGGTGCACGGAACAAGATATTTGATTGTAGAAGTTAAAAATTGACAGTTCTGGTGTCCGTTTAAACTCACTATGCTTGTGTAGAGAACTAATTGAGAGTTGACTGACAGCTTAGGATGTTAAGAAATTTAAGTACTCAAGTGATGTCTAAACGTTCCCAGGTACAAGAGTTGTATACCAAATGGTGAAGGATAGATTAGGCTAATTCAGGGCCTAATACCATGTTTGTTACATTGAGGTATATGTATGGATAGTAAGACAATAGATTCACGTAATGCTAATTGTGAGTTTAATATGTTCACCATGTCATATgggattttttgttgaaataagaTTCCCAGATTCTTGATATATCAACCATTGCCATGATTATAAATGGTGGTTTCAAATAGATAATTGGAGGTTTTGCATTTCACATGCATATGAGAATAGTTTCTCTGGTTGATGAAAGCTGAAATAATTATTAATCGAGGTAAATAAACAGATATGGATTGTTTTATATGGCAAAT from Lytechinus variegatus isolate NC3 chromosome 8, Lvar_3.0, whole genome shotgun sequence includes the following:
- the LOC121420794 gene encoding Schwann cell myelin protein-like; translated protein: MLLFVPHAEGHQEHGTPSRSLYIKEDSITSVTCKAIGSFPATELKWHFPDGNISMLNNTETRSFVSDDNLAYTESSIKIRPEKKDHGQYIHCNAYMVGKFVDRAVARLIVYAIPDDVKLTVPESLQDGLQTDISCTARNGYPAPLIHWYIGSRNVTGNSTQRTSINNVDRYDAESTLIVELNRFDHGKHLLCQAFQPDTPLESSINASMILNISCIPHQQSWIIVDENESTSSTLFVDCQPIFKTRL